From the Pseudomonas baltica genome, one window contains:
- the kdpB gene encoding potassium-transporting ATPase subunit KdpB, protein MTIPVATPAVQQPVKTTMSALWRPALVQAFVKLNPRELKRSPVMLVVELTAILTTALCAIPDPTVPTFIAVQIAVWLWFTVLFANFAEALAEGRGKARADSLKAGSQGLEARRRTSGDIYETVPAGSLRKGDVVRVQAGQMIPGDGEVIQGIAAVNEAAITGESAPVIRESGGDRSAVTGNTQVVSDWLIVRITADPGESTLDRMIALVEGAKRQKTPNEVALDILLIGLTLIFLLVVVTLQPFAHFSGGSLPLVFLVALLVTLIPTTIGGLLSAIGIAGMDRLVRLNVIAKSGRAVEAAGDVHVLLLDKTGTITFGNRRCSALYAAPGVTALELAEGALLASLADETAEGKSIVEFLRTLHKINEPATSQLLPVAFSAETRLSGVDYGAHVYRKGAVDSLLKFVDMQRLDLPAVLAREIDKIAQSGGTPLLVCRDKRLLGAIHLKDVVKPGIRERFEELRQLGIRTVMVTGDNPLTAAAIAAEAGVDDVIAEATPEKKLARIRQEQEDGRLVAMCGDGANDAPALAQADVGMAMNDGTQAAREAANMVDLDSDPTKLLDVVRIGKELLVTRGALTTFSIANDVAKYFAILPALFAAIYPQLGVLNVMGLTSPQSAILSAIVFNALIIVVLIPLALRGVRVKAASAAHLLRRNLLIYGVGGLIVPFVGIKAIDVLLTALHLV, encoded by the coding sequence ATGACTATTCCTGTTGCTACACCCGCTGTTCAACAACCGGTCAAGACGACGATGTCGGCCCTGTGGCGTCCCGCCCTGGTGCAGGCATTCGTGAAGCTGAACCCCCGCGAACTCAAGCGCTCGCCCGTGATGCTCGTAGTCGAATTGACAGCGATCCTGACAACGGCGCTGTGTGCGATACCGGACCCGACAGTACCGACATTCATCGCGGTGCAAATCGCCGTCTGGTTGTGGTTCACCGTATTGTTCGCCAACTTTGCCGAGGCCCTCGCCGAAGGCCGCGGCAAGGCCCGTGCGGACAGCCTCAAGGCCGGCAGCCAAGGGCTTGAAGCACGCCGGCGCACGTCCGGTGATATCTACGAAACGGTGCCGGCCGGCAGTCTGCGCAAAGGTGACGTGGTGCGCGTTCAGGCCGGGCAGATGATCCCCGGCGATGGCGAAGTGATCCAAGGCATTGCCGCGGTCAACGAAGCAGCCATCACCGGCGAATCCGCACCGGTCATTCGTGAGTCCGGCGGTGATCGCTCTGCGGTCACCGGCAATACGCAGGTGGTGTCGGACTGGTTGATTGTCAGAATCACCGCTGATCCGGGCGAGTCCACTCTGGATCGTATGATCGCTCTGGTGGAAGGCGCCAAACGGCAGAAGACCCCCAACGAGGTCGCGCTGGACATACTGCTGATTGGTCTGACGCTGATCTTCCTGCTGGTCGTCGTCACCCTGCAACCCTTTGCGCACTTCTCTGGCGGTAGCCTGCCGCTGGTGTTCCTGGTGGCCTTGCTGGTGACGCTGATCCCCACCACCATTGGCGGTTTGCTTTCGGCGATCGGTATCGCCGGCATGGATCGTCTGGTGCGCCTGAACGTGATCGCCAAGTCCGGCCGTGCGGTAGAGGCCGCCGGTGACGTGCACGTGCTGCTGCTCGACAAGACCGGCACCATCACCTTCGGTAACCGCCGTTGCAGCGCGCTGTATGCCGCCCCCGGTGTAACGGCACTGGAACTGGCCGAGGGCGCGCTGCTGGCATCGCTCGCCGATGAAACGGCAGAGGGCAAATCGATCGTCGAGTTCCTGCGCACGCTGCACAAGATCAACGAGCCGGCCACCTCGCAGCTGCTCCCGGTCGCCTTCAGTGCCGAAACCCGCTTGTCGGGCGTCGACTATGGCGCTCATGTCTACCGCAAAGGCGCCGTGGATTCGTTGCTCAAGTTCGTCGACATGCAGCGCCTGGACTTGCCCGCCGTATTGGCGCGCGAGATCGACAAGATCGCGCAAAGCGGCGGTACGCCACTGCTGGTGTGCCGTGACAAGCGCCTGCTGGGTGCCATCCACCTCAAGGACGTGGTCAAGCCCGGTATCCGTGAGCGTTTCGAAGAGCTGCGTCAGTTGGGTATTCGCACCGTGATGGTGACCGGCGACAACCCGTTGACCGCCGCAGCGATCGCCGCTGAAGCCGGCGTCGACGATGTGATCGCCGAAGCCACACCGGAGAAGAAACTCGCCCGCATCCGCCAGGAGCAGGAAGACGGGCGCTTGGTGGCCATGTGTGGCGACGGCGCCAACGACGCGCCGGCGCTGGCCCAGGCCGACGTCGGCATGGCCATGAACGACGGTACCCAGGCGGCACGTGAAGCGGCCAACATGGTCGACCTCGACAGCGACCCCACCAAGCTGCTGGACGTAGTACGTATCGGCAAGGAACTGCTGGTGACCCGCGGCGCGCTGACGACCTTTTCGATCGCGAACGACGTGGCCAAGTACTTCGCCATCCTGCCGGCGCTGTTCGCCGCGATCTATCCGCAGCTGGGCGTGCTCAACGTCATGGGCCTGACCAGCCCGCAGAGCGCGATTCTCTCGGCCATCGTGTTCAACGCCTTGATCATCGTGGTGTTGATTCCTCTGGCCCTGCGTGGCGTACGTGTCAAGGCCGCCAGCGCGGCCCACCTGTTGCGCCGCAACCTGCTGATCTACGGCGTCGGCGGCCTGATCGTGCCCTTTGTCGGCATCAAGGCCATCGACGTACTGCTGACCGCGTTGCACTTGGTATGA
- the kdpA gene encoding potassium-transporting ATPase subunit KdpA, which produces MHSYDYGLIIAFLLLVLVPAPFLGRFYYRVMEGQRTFLTPVLSPIERACYRLSGVDAKADQSWQHYTLALLVFNLAGFVLLWLMLMFQGALPLNDQHFPGMEWTLAFNTAISFMTNTNWQSYSGEASLSYLSQMVGLTVQNFVSAATGIAVLVALCRGIGRRSANSIGNFWVDMTRATLYGLLPLCLILALFLVWQGVPQTFAHYVGGLTLQGADQVIPLGPAASQIAIKQLGTNGGGFFGVNSAHPFENPTALSNLFELVSIILIPAALVFTFGHYVKDLRQSRAIMACMLTLFLIGGAVSLYAEYQPNPTLNLPMVEQTAPLEGKESRFGTTASVLWSVTTTAASNGSVNAMHDSLNPLSGMVAMVNMMLGEVVFGGVGAGLYGMLLNVLIAVFLAGLMIGRTPEYLGKKLQAREVKLLVATLLVMPVAVLVLGAIASALPGPAGAVSNPGPHGFSQLLYAYTSAGANNGSAFGGFSANTPFHNLMLSLAMLIGRFGYILPVLALAGSLAMKKTAPVNGNTFPTHGPLFVALLTVTILLVGGLTFLPTLALGPIAEQLSMGF; this is translated from the coding sequence ATGCACAGCTATGACTATGGTTTGATCATCGCGTTCTTGTTGTTGGTGCTGGTGCCCGCGCCGTTTCTGGGGCGTTTCTATTACAGGGTGATGGAGGGCCAGCGGACGTTCCTGACGCCGGTACTGTCGCCCATAGAGCGCGCTTGCTATCGGTTGTCCGGGGTCGACGCCAAGGCTGACCAAAGCTGGCAGCACTACACCTTGGCGCTGCTGGTATTCAACCTGGCCGGCTTCGTGCTGCTATGGTTGATGCTGATGTTTCAGGGCGCTCTGCCACTCAACGACCAGCACTTTCCCGGCATGGAATGGACGCTGGCATTCAACACCGCCATCAGTTTCATGACCAATACCAACTGGCAGTCGTACAGCGGTGAGGCTTCGCTGTCGTACCTGAGCCAGATGGTCGGCTTGACCGTGCAGAACTTCGTCAGCGCGGCCACCGGTATCGCCGTGCTCGTCGCGTTGTGCCGCGGTATTGGTCGTCGCTCGGCCAACTCGATCGGCAACTTCTGGGTCGACATGACCCGTGCCACCCTCTACGGCCTGCTGCCGCTGTGCCTGATCCTCGCGCTGTTTCTGGTATGGCAGGGCGTACCGCAGACCTTCGCTCATTATGTAGGTGGCCTGACCTTGCAGGGCGCCGACCAGGTCATTCCTCTCGGGCCGGCGGCCAGCCAGATCGCCATCAAGCAGTTGGGCACCAACGGTGGCGGCTTCTTCGGCGTCAACTCGGCGCATCCGTTCGAGAACCCCACGGCCCTGAGCAACCTGTTCGAACTGGTGTCGATCATTCTGATTCCGGCCGCGCTGGTGTTCACCTTTGGCCACTACGTGAAGGATCTGCGTCAGAGCCGGGCGATCATGGCCTGCATGTTGACGTTGTTCCTGATCGGTGGCGCGGTTTCGCTGTACGCCGAGTATCAACCCAACCCGACTCTCAATCTGCCGATGGTCGAGCAGACGGCGCCGCTCGAAGGCAAGGAAAGCCGCTTCGGCACCACCGCTAGCGTGCTGTGGTCAGTGACCACTACGGCGGCCTCCAACGGCTCGGTCAACGCCATGCATGACAGCCTCAATCCACTCAGCGGCATGGTGGCCATGGTCAACATGATGCTCGGCGAAGTGGTGTTCGGCGGCGTCGGTGCGGGGCTCTATGGCATGTTGCTGAACGTGCTCATCGCGGTCTTCCTGGCCGGCTTGATGATCGGTCGCACTCCCGAATACCTGGGCAAGAAGCTGCAGGCCCGGGAAGTCAAATTGCTGGTGGCGACATTGCTGGTGATGCCGGTCGCCGTGCTGGTACTGGGCGCCATCGCCTCGGCGCTGCCCGGTCCTGCCGGGGCGGTCAGTAACCCTGGGCCGCATGGTTTCAGCCAATTGCTGTACGCCTACACCTCGGCAGGCGCCAACAATGGCTCGGCGTTCGGTGGCTTCAGTGCCAACACACCGTTCCACAACCTGATGCTGTCGCTGGCGATGTTGATCGGGCGCTTTGGTTACATCCTGCCGGTACTGGCCTTGGCGGGCAGCCTTGCCATGAAGAAGACGGCGCCGGTCAACGGCAATACCTTTCCCACCCATGGCCCGCTGTTCGTGGCGCTGTTGACCGTGACCATCCTGCTGGTGGGCGGCTTGACGTTCTTGCCGACGCTGGCCCTGGGGCCGATCGCTGAACAACTGAGTATGGGTTTCTGA
- the kdpF gene encoding K(+)-transporting ATPase subunit F — protein MNVLDGISLMLAIGLFAYLLVALLLADKG, from the coding sequence ATGAACGTTCTGGATGGGATTTCACTCATGCTCGCCATAGGGCTGTTTGCCTACCTTCTCGTCGCGCTGCTGCTCGCGGACAAGGGGTAA